CTCTCACATAAAATTATTTACAGCTATATATCCATATCTACAAAATTAACGTTAATTTTGTAGATTAAACTTCATAATTTTCGTTAAAATGAAGGAAAAAATTATGGAAATCCAAAGATATTTGAAAGAACCAATCGAATCACGATTAAATGGGGATAAAAACAAAATTGTGATTCTTTATGGAGCCCGTCAAACCGGGAAAACTACCCTGGCAACACATATCCTTGATGCGTCAGGAAAAAAAGTTATGGCTGTAAATGCTGATCAGCAAAAATATATCGATGTTTTATCAAGTAAAGATGCCCGAAAACTGAAGGGACTGATTGGTAAGAACGAAATTTTATTTATTGATGAAGCACAGCGTATTCCTGACATCGGGATCAATTTAAAAATAATCCATGAAGAGTTACCGGAATTAAGAGTGTTTATTACCGGTTCCTCTTCGATACATATTGCTACTCAGGTGGCGGAAGCATTAACCGGCAGAAAATTCGTATTTTCTTTATATCCACTTTCGTTAAAAGAGCTGAATTATCATTACAGTTCATTTGAAATCGATGATATGCTGGAAGAATTACTAATTTATGGAAGCTATCCCGAGGTGTTTACTGAGCAAGGGTATCATGAAAAGAAGCTGATTCTGGAAGAATTAGGAAATTCTTACCTATACAAAGATATTTTTGAACTCACAGGAATCCGCAATAAAAAAAAATTGTCTGATTTATTACGATTATTGGCTTTTCAAATCGGAAGCGAAGTATCCATCCATGAACTGAGCCAACAATTAAACCTCAGCCGTGATGCCGTTAACCATTATTTGTATTTGCTGGAACAATCCTTTGTTATTTTTAGATTATCCGGTTTCAGCAGAAATCTTAGAAAAGAAATTTCCAAGATGGATAAATTTTATTTTTACGACAATGGAATTAGGAATATGATTATAAACAATTACAACCCGAAGCCTTACCGGAATGATCTTGGAGAGCTTTGGGAAAATTTTGTTCTGGCAGAACGTCAAAAATATTTAAGTTATCTCCAAATACCTGTGAATAATTACTTCTGGCGGATCTACACCGGCGGAGAGATTGATTATATTGAGGAACATAGTGGAAATTTATGGGGTTATGAGATAAAACTTAATAAATCAGCAAAAACAAAACCACCAAAGACATGGACTAAATCTTATCCCGAAAGTTCGTTTGAGGTAATAAGCAGGGAAAATTATCAGCAGTTTTTGATTTAAAGCGATTGCAACAGGTTATCCCCTCCATTCCCGGCGCCTCGTCAGAGTGCGCGATAAAACCAGCCATATCTGCTCTCTGTTGATTGATCATATATTTCAAGAACCACTCCCCTGTTGAGCATGAAGTTGGTCGCATCAACAACAGAGACACACGGCAGTTTGGCTCTACCTCCAAACAATATTTTCTTCTAACAGCCAGAAACCTGATACCTTTCTTATGCAAAATCAATCTAAATTACCATAAAAAAGATCAAAAGTGCCAGTACATTACTTGTACGAATGATCTCGTCATTTCAGAAAGAATGGCCACTGCCGGGTATACACCCGAAGAAATGCAGAATGGAAAACAGTTAGTTGAAGGCGCAGAAGAAGCTTACGAGGTGAATCACAAAGAAAAGGGCGAATACAATGAAGCCCGCGATAATCATCAGGAAGCAAAAAATGCTTTTCACGACAAATACATCCGCGATTTGGAATTTACTCGTATTGCCCTGTCCGAAGATCCTAAAAAACTGGAGTATATTGGCGCTACCGGAAGACGAAGCCGCACCCAGGCAGCTTATCTCAAGCAAGCCAAACATTTTTACAGCTCCCTTGAGCAGGATGAAAATCTGCTTCAAAAGATGGCCAGGTTCGGATATACCGGTGAAATGATGAAAGAACGACTGGACGACATCGAGGAGCTTTATCAACTCATGGAGAAAATCGAATCGGAAGAAGGTGATGCACAACACCAAATACAGGTCCGTAACGAAAAACTCGATGAACTGGAGGACTGGACCTCTGTTTACAAAAAAGTCGCCTTGCTTATGTTTGAAGACGATGCGCAATACCTCGAAAAACTGGGTATTGTTATGAAATCCTGAACCCACCCCTTCGGTAAATAACGGCCAGGCAGCTTCGCTGCCTGGCTTTTTTATTGCTTAACCCGAATTATTCAAGAATAATTCTGACGCTATTGAAAAACCTGACTTTTTGCTTCAATATTTTTCGCAAAAAGTTGGTTTTTCTAACGCGGGGTTTCCTGGATCCTTCCCGCAACCCCTCCCGCATTCATAAACGAATCCCGCTGGTAAGCGGGATTCGTTTATGAATGATCCAGGTTAAATTTCTTGACGTTTAGCCCATCAATTTCTAAATTTATGATTTTTAAAGTCAAATTTTGATTGTATCATCTTAAACCCCCTTACTATGAAGGAAAACTCCAATCATCTCAATACTTTGTCGG
The window above is part of the Bacteroidales bacterium genome. Proteins encoded here:
- a CDS encoding ATP-binding protein, with product MEIQRYLKEPIESRLNGDKNKIVILYGARQTGKTTLATHILDASGKKVMAVNADQQKYIDVLSSKDARKLKGLIGKNEILFIDEAQRIPDIGINLKIIHEELPELRVFITGSSSIHIATQVAEALTGRKFVFSLYPLSLKELNYHYSSFEIDDMLEELLIYGSYPEVFTEQGYHEKKLILEELGNSYLYKDIFELTGIRNKKKLSDLLRLLAFQIGSEVSIHELSQQLNLSRDAVNHYLYLLEQSFVIFRLSGFSRNLRKEISKMDKFYFYDNGIRNMIINNYNPKPYRNDLGELWENFVLAERQKYLSYLQIPVNNYFWRIYTGGEIDYIEEHSGNLWGYEIKLNKSAKTKPPKTWTKSYPESSFEVISRENYQQFLI